The following are from one region of the Sandaracinus amylolyticus genome:
- the sppA gene encoding signal peptide peptidase SppA: MRRALSSLTALFVLACGGDPAALDTETDANPARRELREIVLLAPPSESAQPTFFEAPQPALRDVVQRIDDARTDEHVVSLFLRLGPMGGAWGRIDDLREALQAVRDAGKPVHCHFETIDNAGYLLAASACDRITVTPAGMLDTVGVAAQVFYARSLLDSIGVSADLLQVGSFKGAAEPFTRQDMSPEMRESLGTLLDDLQSGLVQAMVSGRGMEAAHAQQVLDAGPYDSAAALEAHLVDAIEYDDEARTRAREAGGATRNVRVRLTPEPEDVTLGDLLGALTSGEPPESEAVGPHIVLAYLDGEITDAEESGTGTGQSGPFVRRMRELAEDEDVRAVVLRIDSPGGSALASDRMWHAVRRIAGRKPVIVSVGDMAASGGYYIASAGHDIVAHPASIVGSIGVVGGKVDASALMSRLGVHAETITRGAHAGWSSPSAPFTDEERAVLRRIMESTYRRFVRRVSEGREMPEERVLASAEGRIWSGRQGLERGLVDRLGGLGTAIAMAREQASLPEDTQVVEWPARRTMIETLMHTMQGGDPAEDAAAALVRAELGPAADALRWARFLRADQPVVLALPIGLDVR; encoded by the coding sequence ATGCGTCGCGCTCTCTCCTCGCTCACCGCGCTCTTCGTCCTCGCCTGCGGCGGCGATCCCGCCGCCCTCGACACCGAGACCGACGCGAACCCCGCGCGCCGCGAGCTCCGCGAGATCGTCCTGCTCGCGCCGCCCTCCGAGTCGGCGCAGCCCACGTTCTTCGAGGCGCCGCAGCCCGCGCTGCGCGACGTCGTGCAGCGCATCGACGACGCGCGCACCGACGAGCACGTGGTCTCGCTCTTCCTGCGCCTCGGCCCGATGGGCGGCGCGTGGGGCCGCATCGACGATCTGCGCGAGGCGCTGCAGGCGGTGCGCGACGCGGGCAAGCCCGTCCACTGTCACTTCGAGACGATCGACAACGCCGGCTACCTGCTCGCCGCCTCGGCGTGCGACCGCATCACTGTGACGCCCGCGGGCATGCTCGACACCGTCGGCGTCGCCGCCCAGGTCTTCTACGCGCGCTCGCTGCTCGACTCGATCGGCGTGAGCGCGGACCTGCTGCAGGTCGGCTCGTTCAAGGGCGCGGCCGAGCCCTTCACGCGGCAGGACATGTCGCCCGAGATGCGCGAGTCGCTCGGCACGCTGCTCGACGATCTGCAGTCGGGCCTGGTGCAGGCGATGGTGAGCGGTCGCGGCATGGAGGCCGCGCACGCGCAGCAGGTGCTCGACGCCGGTCCCTACGACAGCGCGGCCGCGCTCGAGGCGCACCTCGTCGACGCGATCGAGTACGACGACGAGGCGCGCACCCGAGCGCGCGAGGCGGGCGGCGCGACCCGCAACGTGCGGGTGCGCCTCACGCCGGAGCCCGAGGACGTGACGCTCGGCGATCTCCTCGGCGCGCTCACCTCGGGCGAGCCGCCCGAGAGCGAGGCGGTCGGGCCCCACATCGTGCTCGCCTACCTCGACGGCGAGATCACCGACGCCGAGGAGAGCGGCACCGGCACCGGCCAGTCGGGCCCCTTCGTGCGTCGCATGCGCGAGCTCGCGGAGGACGAGGACGTGAGGGCGGTCGTGCTGCGCATCGACTCGCCCGGGGGCTCGGCGCTCGCGAGCGATCGCATGTGGCACGCGGTGCGGCGCATCGCGGGGCGCAAGCCGGTGATCGTGTCGGTCGGCGACATGGCGGCGAGCGGCGGCTACTACATCGCGTCGGCGGGCCACGACATCGTCGCGCACCCCGCGAGCATCGTCGGCTCGATCGGCGTGGTGGGCGGCAAGGTCGACGCGTCGGCGCTGATGTCGCGCCTCGGGGTCCACGCCGAGACGATCACGCGCGGCGCGCACGCGGGCTGGTCCTCGCCGTCGGCGCCGTTCACCGACGAGGAGCGCGCGGTGCTGCGCCGGATCATGGAGAGCACGTACCGCCGCTTCGTGCGTCGCGTGTCGGAGGGCCGCGAGATGCCCGAGGAGCGCGTGCTCGCGTCGGCGGAGGGCCGCATCTGGAGCGGCCGTCAGGGCCTGGAGCGCGGCCTGGTCGATCGACTGGGTGGGCTCGGCACCGCGATCGCGATGGCGCGCGAGCAGGCGAGCCTCCCCGAGGACACCCAGGTCGTCGAGTGGCCGGCGCGCCGCACGATGATCGAGACGCTGATGCACACGATGCAGGGCGGCGACCCCGCGGAGGACGCCGCGGCCGCGCTGGTGCGCGCCGAGCTGGGCCCGGCGGCCGACGCGCTGCGCTGGGCGCGCTTCCTGCGCGCGGACCAGCCGGTCGTGCTCGCGCTCCCGATCGGCCTCGACGTGCGCTGA
- a CDS encoding tetratricopeptide repeat protein translates to MDVTCERCGTEYEFDETLVAARGTTVKCTNCGHLFKVFRPGAAAASSAPAGDARVWTVRRAAGGASESIASLKDLQRKITLGQLTPDDEISRSGEGWKRLGDIAELQTFFAAAHATRSERRDATGTQRRDPTGASATRRDPTGRTDPTGRTDQPRPFAPTVEAPATDRPPPPAGRGAGKSTMLGMGGASAPPPRPSSQPLPSVEEIKGRTLEMAVPPPPGGPVPSPAPRTGSVSAPRPVPDAHSTTPGGIRAPSARPPAPPRAAPPTSRPPAPAMTSTPAPLPPPPRGPAMPSTPAPRTPTPSGEKRASFRPLHVDEDDDQPARPRARSRSGLWVALVFLLAIAGGVAAGWDRIAGLIAGGEETDRAAPFVAAGDTSLRLDHEDGYDDAIAQYTKALAFREHDARALTGLSRAHALIAQQHTFDALDLEARAEGDATLRGEAATLRRDAAEHAEDAREHAEAAARHGAGDADAEIALSDALRLAGDPTLARSRLDRARTLRSAPSAEGLRVEALLVADQAGAIAAARPLAERAVAEDPGLVRARLLLARAQLAAGDVSAAQLQLQAVLDRVPEHPIAVAMRAAIEAGRPPAAPVVAGTDAGTPVAAIAPTPTPPPPTTTTTTTPPPPTPTVASPPVEPAMPRGYDALVREAEQRLENGDTRRARALYEQALRERAGPEASAGLGFVMLAEGNVRAALTQLEGAADRGYADALIGVGDAHRRLNQREQALAAYERYLERAPNGSRASIARRQADRLRTELGASSTPEPAPQPAPEPSEPAPDTAPTTAPDELPGPRGSTTPPPSDVPAIDSEP, encoded by the coding sequence ATGGACGTCACCTGCGAGCGCTGCGGGACCGAGTACGAGTTCGACGAGACGCTCGTCGCGGCGCGCGGGACCACGGTCAAGTGCACGAACTGCGGGCACCTCTTCAAGGTGTTCCGCCCGGGCGCGGCCGCGGCGTCGAGCGCGCCTGCGGGCGACGCGCGCGTGTGGACCGTGCGCCGCGCGGCCGGAGGCGCGAGCGAGAGCATCGCGTCGCTGAAGGATCTGCAGCGCAAGATCACGCTCGGTCAGCTCACGCCCGACGACGAGATCTCGCGCAGCGGCGAGGGATGGAAGCGCCTCGGCGACATCGCCGAGCTGCAGACGTTCTTCGCCGCGGCGCACGCGACCCGCAGCGAGCGGCGCGACGCGACCGGCACGCAGCGGCGTGATCCCACCGGCGCGAGCGCGACGCGACGCGACCCCACCGGGCGTACCGATCCCACCGGGCGCACCGACCAGCCCCGCCCGTTCGCGCCGACGGTCGAAGCGCCGGCCACCGATCGACCGCCGCCGCCCGCGGGGCGCGGCGCGGGCAAGTCGACGATGCTGGGCATGGGCGGCGCGAGCGCGCCGCCGCCGCGTCCGTCGTCGCAGCCGCTGCCGTCGGTCGAAGAGATCAAGGGACGCACCCTCGAGATGGCGGTGCCGCCGCCGCCCGGCGGGCCGGTGCCCTCGCCCGCGCCTCGGACCGGCTCGGTGTCGGCGCCGCGCCCGGTGCCCGACGCGCACTCGACCACGCCGGGCGGCATCCGCGCGCCCTCGGCGCGACCGCCCGCCCCGCCGCGCGCCGCGCCGCCGACCTCGCGCCCGCCGGCGCCCGCGATGACTTCGACCCCCGCGCCGCTCCCGCCGCCGCCGCGTGGGCCCGCGATGCCGTCGACGCCGGCGCCGCGCACGCCGACGCCCTCGGGCGAGAAGCGCGCGTCGTTCCGCCCGCTGCACGTCGACGAGGACGACGACCAGCCGGCACGCCCGCGCGCGCGCAGCCGCAGCGGGCTGTGGGTCGCGCTCGTGTTCCTGCTCGCGATCGCCGGCGGCGTCGCGGCCGGCTGGGACCGCATCGCGGGCCTGATCGCCGGGGGCGAGGAGACCGATCGTGCGGCGCCCTTCGTCGCGGCGGGCGACACGTCGCTGCGGCTCGACCACGAGGACGGCTACGACGACGCGATCGCGCAGTACACGAAGGCGCTCGCGTTCCGCGAGCACGACGCGCGCGCGCTCACCGGGCTCTCGCGCGCGCACGCGCTGATCGCGCAGCAGCACACCTTCGACGCGCTCGATCTCGAGGCCCGCGCCGAGGGCGACGCGACGCTGCGCGGCGAGGCGGCGACGCTGCGCCGCGACGCCGCCGAGCACGCGGAGGACGCGCGCGAGCACGCCGAGGCCGCCGCGCGCCACGGCGCAGGCGATGCCGACGCCGAGATCGCGCTGAGCGACGCGCTGAGGCTCGCGGGCGATCCGACGCTCGCGCGCTCGCGGCTCGATCGCGCGCGCACGCTGCGGAGCGCCCCCTCGGCCGAGGGCCTGCGCGTCGAGGCGCTGCTGGTCGCCGATCAGGCGGGGGCGATCGCGGCGGCCCGCCCGCTCGCGGAGCGCGCGGTCGCGGAGGATCCCGGGCTCGTCCGGGCGCGGCTCCTGCTGGCGCGCGCGCAGCTCGCGGCCGGCGACGTGAGCGCGGCGCAGCTCCAGCTCCAGGCGGTGCTCGATCGCGTCCCCGAGCACCCGATCGCGGTCGCGATGCGCGCCGCGATCGAGGCGGGACGTCCGCCCGCGGCGCCGGTCGTGGCGGGCACCGACGCCGGCACGCCGGTCGCGGCGATCGCGCCGACCCCGACGCCTCCGCCGCCCACGACGACGACCACCACCACGCCGCCCCCGCCGACCCCGACGGTCGCGTCCCCGCCGGTCGAGCCCGCGATGCCGCGGGGCTACGACGCGCTGGTGCGCGAGGCCGAGCAGCGCCTCGAGAACGGCGACACGCGCCGCGCTCGCGCCCTCTACGAGCAGGCGCTGCGCGAGCGCGCGGGCCCGGAGGCCAGCGCGGGCCTCGGCTTCGTCATGCTCGCCGAGGGCAACGTGCGCGCCGCGCTCACCCAGCTCGAGGGCGCGGCCGATCGCGGCTACGCCGACGCGCTGATCGGCGTGGGTGACGCCCATCGCCGGCTGAACCAGCGCGAGCAGGCGCTCGCGGCGTACGAGCGCTACCTCGAGCGCGCGCCGAACGGGTCGCGGGCGTCGATCGCGCGCCGTCAGGCCGACCGCCTGCGCACCGAGCTCGGCGCGAGCAGCACCCCCGAGCCGGCGCCGCAGCCGGCGCCCGAGCCGAGCGAGCCGGCGCCCGATACGGCGCCGACCACCGCGCCCGACGAGCTCCCCGGTCCGCGCGGCAGCACCACCCCGCCGCCCAGCGACGTTCCCGCGATCGACTCCGAGCCCTGA
- the glk gene encoding glucokinase — MVTIGTRVLAGDVGGTKTALSLCERHERGWVEVATTTFPSADHAGLEAPARAFLQTVGGPPIVAAAFGVAGPVKDNRCHTTNLPWLIEPTSLSAALGARRVAVINDFEATARGLLELGPEHVVVIQEGQVDPHGPIAVLGAGTGLGEATVVRTPAGVRVLPSEGGHTDFAPRDEVEDGLLRFLRRRHPDHVSYERVVSGMGLEAIHAYLVESGLETSHPSTLARMREEDAPAVIGELGARGLDPACTRAVAMFVSLYGAEAGNLALKTLPTGGLFVAGGIAPKQLDALRSGAFRESFLAKGRMRPVLETIRVSIVIEPRTGLHGARALAASLAE, encoded by the coding sequence ATGGTGACGATCGGAACGCGGGTGCTCGCCGGGGACGTGGGCGGCACCAAGACGGCTCTCTCGCTCTGCGAGCGACACGAGCGAGGCTGGGTCGAGGTCGCGACGACGACGTTCCCCAGCGCCGATCACGCCGGGCTCGAGGCGCCGGCGCGCGCGTTCCTGCAGACCGTCGGCGGCCCGCCGATCGTCGCGGCGGCGTTCGGCGTCGCGGGCCCGGTGAAGGACAACCGCTGCCACACCACGAACCTCCCCTGGCTGATCGAGCCGACCTCGCTCTCCGCCGCGCTGGGCGCGCGGCGCGTCGCGGTGATCAACGACTTCGAGGCGACCGCGCGCGGGCTGCTCGAGCTCGGCCCCGAGCACGTCGTGGTGATCCAGGAGGGCCAGGTCGATCCCCACGGTCCGATCGCGGTGCTCGGCGCGGGCACCGGCCTCGGCGAGGCCACGGTGGTGCGCACGCCGGCCGGCGTGCGCGTGCTGCCGAGCGAAGGCGGGCACACCGACTTCGCGCCGCGCGACGAGGTGGAGGACGGGCTCCTGCGCTTCCTGCGGCGCCGCCATCCCGATCACGTCTCGTACGAGCGCGTGGTGTCGGGCATGGGGCTCGAGGCGATCCACGCGTACCTCGTCGAGAGCGGGCTCGAGACGAGCCATCCCTCGACGCTCGCGCGGATGCGCGAGGAGGACGCGCCCGCGGTGATCGGCGAGCTCGGCGCGCGCGGGCTCGACCCCGCGTGCACCCGCGCCGTCGCGATGTTCGTGTCGCTCTACGGGGCGGAGGCGGGCAACCTCGCGCTCAAGACGCTGCCGACCGGCGGGCTCTTCGTGGCGGGCGGGATCGCGCCGAAGCAGCTGGACGCGCTGCGCAGCGGTGCGTTCCGCGAGTCCTTCCTCGCCAAGGGACGCATGCGCCCGGTGCTCGAGACGATCCGCGTGTCCATCGTGATCGAGCCGCGCACCGGGCTGCACGGCGCGCGTGCGCTCGCAGCCTCACTCGCGGAGTGA
- a CDS encoding DUF4388 domain-containing protein yields the protein MIPLSVFVVHPDAAIAARIARAIAVAGHAPVLLADGERAIDRFVQEPADVVVVDFFLPGRDGVATIESIRWAPGGRDAHVVLLAAHEPESATLHELGRRVGATATLLGPLDDDAIERLVDVLARPPGESTRVASVDEIDGQLERLLLPTDAFAQRPTITDARRDEDGDTDEPPAADDAAAAWPVVETVMANASRATTREGHHDADPEDGGSGVLRRPTSGRLTTPPPAMRTPEITPGHGREIPPEAFADADALEEGRHVGADARASEEGSQRIMGSFEETSFAALLRRLADQRATGGLVCVAEGLRRETTTGDPPTKLVYFRAGVPTHVRSNLLDECLGQILLRRRRIGAATLEESIRRMRLGHGLQGEILIDMGALAPLELGEALADQARDKLFDVFGWMRGTYRFSTKLEPPESSVGIELGLAEIVYEGVCAAMPATRLFELLSPHLARYLVPDPVQLARFVRVRLVPEARQVLGRVDGKLTLREVLSMGTRPGAVAQLVYAMECLGAVHYAETPGRALRSSETRGLPSSRSVPTPLSGEGSSTDDAMDRIADETTEPPREVLLPPRQGAGEAWDDTTSPARERGRVPDVRPGIARGDSSGMLATPEHEERREPERIAEDDDETAPPGGLDARVDELFEAERHFRRGNRALDRGKVHEALGAFSKAYEICPDQGEFLAYVGWARHCLAPEDARSNDVALADLARARQLSPDLHVTHLLHARVLASAGRTAEAHGAYLRVLQIDPGCAEARTAIDALV from the coding sequence GTGATCCCGCTCTCCGTCTTCGTCGTGCATCCCGATGCCGCGATCGCGGCCCGCATCGCGCGGGCGATCGCGGTGGCGGGGCACGCGCCGGTGCTGCTCGCCGACGGAGAGCGCGCGATCGATCGCTTCGTGCAGGAGCCCGCGGACGTCGTCGTGGTCGACTTCTTCCTGCCGGGGCGCGACGGCGTGGCGACGATCGAGTCGATCCGCTGGGCGCCGGGCGGGCGCGACGCGCACGTCGTGCTGCTCGCCGCGCACGAGCCCGAGAGCGCGACGCTGCACGAGCTCGGGCGCCGCGTGGGCGCGACCGCGACGCTGCTCGGACCGCTCGACGACGACGCGATCGAGCGGCTCGTCGACGTGCTCGCGCGTCCGCCGGGAGAGAGCACGCGCGTCGCGAGCGTCGACGAGATCGACGGCCAGCTCGAGCGCCTGCTGCTGCCGACCGATGCGTTCGCGCAGCGTCCGACGATCACCGACGCGCGCCGCGACGAGGACGGCGACACCGACGAGCCGCCCGCCGCCGACGATGCGGCGGCCGCATGGCCGGTGGTGGAGACCGTGATGGCGAACGCGTCGCGCGCGACGACGCGCGAGGGTCACCACGACGCCGACCCCGAGGACGGCGGCTCGGGCGTGCTGCGACGCCCGACGTCGGGCCGCCTGACGACGCCGCCTCCCGCGATGCGCACGCCGGAGATCACGCCCGGGCACGGTCGCGAGATCCCCCCCGAAGCGTTCGCCGATGCGGACGCGCTCGAAGAAGGACGTCACGTCGGCGCCGACGCCCGCGCGAGCGAAGAAGGCTCGCAGCGCATCATGGGCTCGTTCGAGGAGACCAGCTTCGCCGCGCTCCTGCGACGGCTCGCGGACCAGCGCGCGACCGGCGGGCTCGTGTGCGTCGCCGAAGGGCTGCGGCGCGAGACGACCACCGGCGATCCGCCGACGAAGCTCGTCTACTTCCGCGCCGGCGTGCCGACGCACGTGCGCTCCAACCTGCTCGACGAGTGCCTCGGACAGATCCTCCTGCGCCGTCGCCGCATCGGCGCGGCGACGCTCGAGGAGTCGATCCGCCGCATGCGCCTCGGGCACGGCCTGCAGGGCGAGATCCTGATCGACATGGGCGCGCTCGCGCCGCTCGAGCTCGGCGAGGCGCTCGCCGATCAGGCGCGCGACAAGCTCTTCGACGTGTTCGGGTGGATGCGCGGGACCTATCGGTTCTCGACCAAGCTCGAGCCGCCGGAGAGCTCGGTGGGGATCGAGCTCGGCCTCGCGGAGATCGTCTACGAGGGCGTGTGCGCGGCGATGCCCGCGACCCGCCTCTTCGAGCTGCTCTCGCCCCACCTCGCGCGCTACCTGGTGCCCGATCCGGTGCAGCTCGCGCGCTTCGTGCGCGTGCGACTGGTGCCTGAGGCGCGTCAGGTGCTGGGGCGCGTCGACGGCAAGCTGACGCTCCGCGAGGTGCTCTCGATGGGCACGCGCCCCGGCGCGGTCGCGCAGCTCGTGTACGCGATGGAGTGCCTCGGCGCGGTGCACTACGCCGAGACCCCCGGGCGCGCGCTGCGCTCGAGCGAGACGCGCGGCCTGCCCTCGAGCCGCAGCGTGCCCACGCCGCTCTCGGGCGAGGGCAGCAGCACCGACGACGCGATGGATCGGATCGCCGACGAGACCACCGAGCCGCCCCGCGAGGTGCTGCTCCCGCCGCGCCAGGGCGCGGGCGAAGCGTGGGACGACACCACGTCGCCGGCGCGCGAGCGCGGGCGCGTGCCCGACGTGCGCCCCGGCATCGCGCGCGGCGACTCCTCGGGCATGCTCGCGACGCCGGAGCACGAGGAGCGTCGCGAGCCCGAGCGGATCGCCGAGGACGACGACGAGACCGCGCCGCCGGGCGGGCTCGATGCGCGCGTCGACGAGCTCTTCGAGGCCGAGCGCCACTTCCGGCGCGGCAACCGCGCCCTCGATCGCGGCAAGGTCCACGAGGCGCTCGGCGCGTTCTCGAAGGCGTACGAGATCTGCCCGGATCAGGGCGAGTTCCTCGCGTACGTCGGCTGGGCGCGGCACTGCCTCGCGCCCGAGGACGCGCGCTCGAACGACGTCGCGCTCGCCGACCTCGCGCGGGCGCGCCAGCTCTCGCCGGACCTCCACGTCACGCACCTGCTCCACGCACGCGTGCTCGCGAGCGCCGGTCGCACTGCCGAAGCGCACGGGGCGTACCTGCGCGTCCTGCAGATCGATCCCGGCTGCGCGGAGGCGCGCACCGCGATCGACGCCCTCGTGTGA
- the glnE gene encoding bifunctional [glutamate--ammonia ligase]-adenylyl-L-tyrosine phosphorylase/[glutamate--ammonia-ligase] adenylyltransferase, with protein sequence MLPLAREIDTPAARAAIDAFAAAGGDASHEGARTLVGVLGEHAPALLPLALGDPTLPGDVLRIGLARRARVAALIRQFGAATQGMEDGPELRRAMRRLRHRHIVRIALQEILRLADIDSTSAEMAALAAAACDSALEAAKRTVEKRFGVPVGEGGAPIGLTCLGMGKLGGWELNLGSDVDLCFFYETDDGEVPGDAISVHEHHARTTARCVAAISDVTEDGFCFRVDLRLRPEGTRGPLVNSLASAERYYESWGRTWERAALLRARPIAGDRALGRRLLDALRPFVFRRTVDPGIAREMAQMLERSRRELAVDEARDVKLGRGGIREAEFFVQTLQLVWGGRNPQLQVPGTIQALTRLEAAGLVREREARALAAGWARLRRIEHRIHAWSGYQTHQLPPEGAERARFARSLGYDDDHALERVMREDRARIAELFDSLMPEGTSGRRERSGREEQLEALCDRIAAGADVDTVAELVAPLLPVGDPHEAAEHLCRLARRADAPLGPVMRETDPGLGPRLLEEVSSVADPMASLRHLAEFFARLRGLSHERRLFEDPLLLRRLVALFGTSVTLSSGLIGHPEELDLLLAPGVVDASEVEALHAEVDALIAQEGEVDAEAIVAAMRRAKRGATLRAGLALAAGELALDDTMRVLTLTAERQIRAAVALATRESIARFGPPALGPSGQRASLVVVAMGKLGARELGFGGDLDLIFLYDEDGETEGARSIGHAELFSRIAQRTVRVLSQPDGEGPGYATDTRLRPSGSQGTLVVSLESFDRYHHENAAPWERQALLRARPIAGEPALCAAVQARIAAITLAGEPPPPPEELATMRARIQTELAGESRDRYHPKLGFGGLVDVEFLAQWLQMEQRLRTEPEAVPTTPGLVAALASAGRISRSDADALIEGFSFLRAIEQTLKLLDEAREPVLRPGSRSAEQLARRLGIRERDGHDPARVLTSSYQRTTEEIRAVFERVIAPVPAPSPWSPEASA encoded by the coding sequence ATGCTCCCGCTCGCCCGTGAGATCGACACGCCCGCCGCGCGCGCGGCGATCGACGCGTTCGCGGCGGCGGGAGGAGACGCATCGCACGAAGGAGCGCGCACCCTGGTCGGTGTGCTCGGCGAGCACGCGCCGGCGCTCCTGCCGCTCGCGCTCGGCGATCCGACGCTGCCCGGCGACGTGCTGCGGATCGGGCTCGCGCGGCGCGCTCGGGTGGCGGCGCTGATCCGGCAGTTCGGCGCGGCGACCCAGGGCATGGAGGACGGGCCGGAGCTGCGTCGCGCGATGCGCCGGCTGCGGCACCGCCACATCGTGCGCATCGCCCTGCAGGAGATCCTGCGGCTCGCGGACATCGACTCGACGAGCGCGGAGATGGCGGCGCTCGCGGCGGCGGCGTGCGACAGCGCGCTCGAGGCCGCCAAGCGCACCGTGGAGAAGCGCTTCGGTGTGCCGGTGGGCGAAGGCGGCGCGCCGATCGGGCTCACGTGCCTCGGCATGGGCAAGCTCGGCGGCTGGGAGCTCAACCTCGGGAGCGACGTCGATCTCTGCTTCTTCTACGAGACCGACGACGGCGAGGTGCCGGGCGACGCGATCTCGGTGCACGAGCACCACGCTCGCACGACGGCGCGCTGCGTCGCGGCGATCTCCGACGTGACCGAGGACGGGTTCTGCTTCCGCGTCGATCTGCGGCTGCGTCCCGAGGGCACGCGCGGTCCGCTGGTGAACTCGCTCGCGAGCGCCGAGCGCTACTACGAGAGCTGGGGGCGCACCTGGGAGCGCGCGGCGTTGCTGCGCGCCCGGCCGATCGCGGGTGATCGCGCGCTGGGGCGCAGGCTGCTCGACGCGCTGCGGCCCTTCGTGTTCCGGCGCACCGTCGATCCCGGCATCGCGCGCGAGATGGCGCAGATGCTCGAGCGCTCGCGGCGCGAGCTCGCAGTCGACGAGGCGCGCGACGTGAAGCTCGGGCGCGGGGGCATCCGCGAGGCCGAGTTCTTCGTGCAGACGCTGCAGCTCGTGTGGGGCGGGCGGAACCCGCAGCTCCAGGTGCCGGGCACCATCCAGGCGCTGACGCGGCTCGAGGCCGCAGGGCTGGTGCGCGAGCGCGAGGCGCGCGCCCTCGCGGCGGGGTGGGCGCGGCTGCGGCGCATCGAGCACCGCATCCACGCGTGGTCGGGCTACCAGACGCACCAGCTGCCGCCCGAGGGCGCGGAGCGCGCACGCTTCGCGCGGTCACTGGGCTACGACGACGATCACGCGCTCGAGCGCGTGATGCGCGAGGATCGCGCGCGCATCGCCGAGCTCTTCGACTCGCTGATGCCCGAGGGCACGAGCGGGCGCCGCGAGCGCAGCGGGCGCGAGGAGCAGCTCGAGGCGCTGTGTGATCGCATCGCCGCGGGCGCCGACGTGGACACCGTCGCGGAGCTCGTCGCCCCGCTGCTGCCGGTCGGCGATCCACACGAGGCCGCCGAGCACCTGTGCCGCCTCGCGCGCCGCGCCGATGCGCCGCTCGGGCCGGTGATGCGCGAGACCGATCCCGGGCTCGGTCCGCGCCTGCTCGAGGAGGTCTCGAGCGTCGCCGATCCGATGGCGAGCCTGCGCCATCTCGCCGAGTTCTTCGCGCGCCTGCGCGGGCTCTCGCACGAGCGGAGGCTCTTCGAGGACCCGCTGCTCCTGCGGCGTCTCGTCGCGCTCTTCGGCACCTCGGTCACGCTCTCGAGCGGGCTCATCGGGCACCCCGAGGAGCTCGATCTCCTGCTCGCGCCGGGCGTCGTCGATGCGAGCGAGGTCGAGGCGCTGCACGCCGAGGTCGATGCGCTGATCGCGCAAGAGGGCGAGGTCGACGCCGAGGCGATCGTCGCGGCGATGCGTCGCGCCAAGCGCGGCGCGACGCTGCGCGCGGGGCTCGCGCTCGCGGCGGGCGAGCTCGCGCTCGACGACACCATGCGCGTGCTGACGCTCACCGCGGAGCGGCAGATCCGCGCCGCCGTCGCGCTCGCGACGCGCGAGTCGATCGCGCGCTTCGGCCCTCCCGCGCTCGGCCCGAGCGGGCAGCGCGCATCGCTCGTGGTCGTCGCGATGGGCAAGCTCGGCGCGCGCGAGCTCGGCTTCGGGGGCGACCTCGATCTGATCTTCCTCTACGACGAGGACGGCGAGACCGAAGGCGCGCGCTCGATCGGTCACGCCGAGCTCTTCTCGCGCATCGCGCAGCGCACCGTGCGCGTGCTCTCCCAGCCCGACGGCGAGGGCCCGGGCTACGCGACCGACACCCGCCTCCGACCGAGCGGCTCCCAAGGCACGCTCGTCGTCTCGCTCGAGTCGTTCGACCGCTACCACCACGAGAACGCGGCGCCCTGGGAGCGACAGGCGCTGCTGCGCGCGCGCCCCATCGCGGGCGAGCCCGCGCTCTGCGCCGCGGTCCAGGCGCGCATCGCGGCGATCACGCTCGCGGGCGAGCCGCCCCCGCCGCCCGAGGAGCTCGCGACGATGCGGGCGCGCATCCAGACCGAGCTTGCTGGCGAGAGCCGCGATCGATACCATCCCAAGCTCGGCTTCGGGGGTCTGGTGGACGTCGAGTTCCTCGCCCAATGGCTTCAGATGGAGCAGCGACTCCGGACGGAGCCCGAGGCGGTCCCCACCACGCCCGGCCTCGTCGCAGCGCTCGCGAGCGCAGGGCGCATCTCGCGCTCCGACGCCGACGCGCTGATCGAGGGCTTCTCGTTCCTGCGCGCGATCGAGCAGACGCTGAAGCTGCTCGACGAGGCGCGCGAGCCGGTGCTGCGGCCGGGCTCGCGCAGCGCGGAGCAGCTCGCGCGGAGGCTCGGCATCCGCGAGCGCGACGGGCACGATCCGGCGCGCGTGCTGACGTCGTCGTACCAGCGCACGACCGAGGAGATCCGCGCGGTGTTCGAGCGCGTGATCGCGCCGGTGCCCGCGCCCTCCCCGTGGTCCCCGGAGGCGAGCGCGTGA